A single window of Candidatus Hydrogenedentota bacterium DNA harbors:
- the trpS gene encoding tryptophan--tRNA ligase — protein sequence MTAKREVILSGIRPTGRLHYGNYFGAIRHFIRLQEEDKATCYYFIADYHALTTVTDRQDFYGNTLNMLRTYVACGLDPYKSVIYRQSDLPCTAELSLLLGMITNIGFLERGTTYKDKLTKLQEDPKSEGNPLSYGLLGYPVLMAADILIVKADVVPVGEDQRQHLEMAMDLAARFNSRFGETLHIPRPISRDALRLPGLDGTAKMGKSDNNTLDLLDDAAAVLRKIKAVPTTTEPAPLDTDSDDPEVVIPKMPAGVGVLYRLLDLLAPRETYLEFLAEYRKGGKFYGGLKKTVAEHCAAFNAPIIERYNDPSNDPASVEDFLRENARRVTPVALETVEACRRAMGIGHSLHRG from the coding sequence CTATTTCGGCGCGATCCGGCACTTCATCCGGCTGCAGGAGGAGGACAAGGCCACCTGCTACTATTTCATAGCGGACTACCACGCGCTGACGACGGTGACGGACCGGCAGGACTTTTACGGCAACACGCTGAACATGCTGCGGACCTATGTGGCGTGCGGTCTGGACCCGTACAAGTCGGTGATATACCGGCAGAGCGACCTGCCCTGCACGGCGGAGCTGAGCCTGCTGCTGGGGATGATCACCAACATCGGCTTTCTGGAGCGGGGCACGACGTACAAGGACAAGCTGACGAAGCTTCAGGAGGACCCGAAGTCCGAGGGGAACCCGCTGTCCTACGGGCTGCTGGGCTACCCCGTGCTGATGGCGGCGGACATTTTGATCGTGAAGGCGGACGTGGTGCCGGTGGGCGAGGACCAGCGGCAGCACCTGGAGATGGCGATGGACCTGGCGGCGCGGTTCAACAGCCGTTTCGGCGAGACCCTGCACATTCCCCGGCCCATCAGCCGGGACGCGCTGCGCCTGCCGGGCCTGGACGGCACGGCGAAGATGGGGAAGAGCGACAACAACACGCTGGACCTGCTGGACGACGCGGCGGCGGTGCTGCGGAAGATCAAGGCGGTGCCGACGACGACGGAGCCCGCGCCGCTGGACACGGACAGCGACGACCCGGAGGTGGTCATCCCGAAAATGCCCGCCGGGGTCGGGGTGCTGTACCGGCTGCTGGACCTGCTGGCGCCGCGTGAAACCTATCTGGAGTTTTTGGCGGAGTACCGGAAGGGGGGCAAGTTCTACGGCGGGCTGAAGAAGACCGTCGCGGAGCACTGCGCGGCGTTCAACGCGCCGATCATCGAGCGGTACAACGACCCGTCGAACGACCCGGCGTCGGTGGAGGACTTTCTCCGCGAGAACGCGCGGCGGGTGACGCCGGTGGCGCTGGAGACGGTGGAGGCGTGCCGCAGGGCCATGGGCATCGGCCACTCGCTGCACCGGGGCTGA